DNA sequence from the Fuscovulum ytuae genome:
CACGATCATCGTGATGACCCATGTGCTTCTGCCCTTCATGATCCTGCCGCTTTATTCGGTGATGCGGGTGATCCCGCCCAGCTATGCCCGGGCCGCGCGCAGCCTTGGGGCCACGAGCTGGACCACCTTCCGGCGCATCTATCTGCCGCAGACCCTGCCGGGGATCGGAGCGGGGGCGCTGCTCGTGTTCATCCTTGCCGTGGGTTATTTCATCACGCCCGCGCTGGTTGGCGGGGCGGATGGTCAGCTGATTTCGAACCTGATCGACTTTCACATGAAGAATTCGAACTGGTCCATGGCGGCGGCGCTGTCGGCGATGCTGCTGGCGGGGGTGCTGGTGCTGTACTGGCTTTATGATCGCCTGATCGGCATTGATAACCTGAAACTCGGCTAAGGAGGCGCGATCATGGCCCTGCCCATCTATGCAAGCCCCTTGGAGCGGATCTGGCACTATACCTATCTGGTCCTGTGCACGGCGATCTTCATTTTCCTGATCTCGCCCATCCTTGTGGTGATCCCGCTTTCGTTCAATGCGGAGCCCTATTTCACCTTTACCGAGGCGATGCTGACCTTCGATCCGGTGGGCTATTCGTTGCGCTGGTATGATGCGCTGCTGACCTTGGGGATGCAGACGCCGGAAGCATTGCGCGATGGCGCGTGGTGGAGCGACATGTGGCAGAATTCCACATGGGTGCGGGCGGCGAAGAATTCGATCATCGTGGGGTTCTGGGCGACGATCCTTGCCACGGTTCTGGGCACGCTGGCGGCGCTGGGCCTGTCGCGGCCTGAGATGCCGTATCGGCGTGTGGTGATGGCCATCCTGATCAGCCCGATGATCGTGCCGATCATCATCATCGCCACGGGGCTGTTCTTTTTCTACTCCAACCCCTGTTCCATCATCGGGATGTCATGCGGGCGGCTGACCAGCACCTATCTGGGGGTGATCCTTGCCCATACCACGCTGGGCATCCCCTTTGTGATCATCACGGTGACGGCGACGCTGTCCGGTTTTGACCAATCGCTGATCCGCGCGTCGGCCAGTCTTGGGGCATCGCCGTCGCGGACCTTTTTCAAGGTCATCATGCCCTTGATCCTGCCGGGGGTGGTGTCGGGGGCGTTGTTTGCCTTTGTCACCTCGTTCGATGAGGTGGTGGCGGTGCTGTTCATCGCAGGCCCGGACCAACAGACCATCCCGCGGCAGATGTGGAACGGCATCCGCGAGGCGATCAGCCCGGCCATTCTTGCGGTGGCGACGATCCTTGTCGTGATCTCCATCGCGCTGCTTGCGACGGTGGAACTGCTGCGGCGGCGGTCGGAGCGGTTGCGGGGCGTGACGCCGCATTGAGGTGCGATCCCGCCCGCGTCAGGGCAAGATGTGCAACCAAAGCCAGATGGTGCCGATGGAGAGGGCCGTTGCGATAAGGACCGTCGACGCGGCCACGCGCTTTCCCACGCCGTAGAGATTGGCGAAAAGGTAGGCGTTGACGCCCGGTGCCATGGCGGCGGTCATC
Encoded proteins:
- a CDS encoding ABC transporter permease — translated: MALPIYASPLERIWHYTYLVLCTAIFIFLISPILVVIPLSFNAEPYFTFTEAMLTFDPVGYSLRWYDALLTLGMQTPEALRDGAWWSDMWQNSTWVRAAKNSIIVGFWATILATVLGTLAALGLSRPEMPYRRVVMAILISPMIVPIIIIATGLFFFYSNPCSIIGMSCGRLTSTYLGVILAHTTLGIPFVIITVTATLSGFDQSLIRASASLGASPSRTFFKVIMPLILPGVVSGALFAFVTSFDEVVAVLFIAGPDQQTIPRQMWNGIREAISPAILAVATILVVISIALLATVELLRRRSERLRGVTPH